Genomic window (Streptomyces sp. LX-29):
GATCCGCACGCCGTCCGGCGGCGCGCCGCCACGACGCTGCAGCCAGCACTCGGCCAGTCGTCGCAGCCGCTCCCTCTTGCCGTGGGTGAGGGCCTCCATCGGGTGCTCGTACCCGTGTGACCTGCGGGTCTTGACCTCACAGACGACGAGGGTGTCGCCCTCGCGGGCGACGATGTCCAGCTCGCCCTCCCGGCACCGCCAGTTGCGCGCCAGCACCGTCATCCCGGCCTCGGTCAGCCGTCGGGCGGCCAGGTCCTCCCCGTACCGCCCGAGCGCTCGACGGGCCGCGTCCCGGCCGGGCGCGGGCGGCCTCGCCGAGCCTGTCGACCCCACCGTCCCCGGGCCCCGCGTCTCCCCCGGGCCCACCGTCGTACCCGAGCCCTGAGTCGTCCTCCCCGGGCCCACCACCGCCCCCGAGCCCTGAGTCGTCCTCCTTGGGCCCGGGGTCGTCTCCGCTCCCGCGCACCGCCGCGTTCGCGACATCGGCACCACCTCCGGCACCGACTGTGACGCCCCCGCCCCACCTTGTTGGATCTTGGTGGACAACCGGGCGGATGTGGAAAACCCGGTCACTCGAACGGGTGGTCATACTCGGCGGCGGGGCCCGGGCGCGGGGCTTGACCGTGCGCCCCCGGACCGCGGGATCAGCCGCCCGGAAGGTCGAGGTCGCTCTTGTTCAGCTCCTCGATGTTCACGTCCTTGAAGGTGAGCACCCGCACCTGCTTGACGAAGCGGGCCGGCCGGTACATGTCCCAGACCCAGGCATCGGCCATCGACACCTCGAAGAACACCTCTCCCTGGACCGAGTGCACCTGCATCTCGTAGTCGTTGGTGAGGTAGAACCGCCGCTCGGTCTCGATCACGTATTTGAACAGTCCGACGACGTCGCGGTACTCCCGGTAGAGCTTCAGCTCCATCTCGGTCTCGTACTTTTCGAGGTCCTCGGCGCTCATGGCATGTTCCCCTTCAGCCGTGCGTCCCCCCATTGTGCGTCAGACACGCTCAGTCTCCAGGATCACCGGTGAGGCCGGGGGTCCCTCGTCCAGCAGCGTACGCAGGAGTCCGGCGAGCCTG
Coding sequences:
- a CDS encoding YraN family protein, with product MGSTGSARPPAPGRDAARRALGRYGEDLAARRLTEAGMTVLARNWRCREGELDIVAREGDTLVVCEVKTRRSHGYEHPMEALTHGKRERLRRLAECWLQRRGGAPPDGVRIDLVGVVLPDRGAPVVEHVRGAS
- a CDS encoding DUF2469 domain-containing protein; translated protein: MSAEDLEKYETEMELKLYREYRDVVGLFKYVIETERRFYLTNDYEMQVHSVQGEVFFEVSMADAWVWDMYRPARFVKQVRVLTFKDVNIEELNKSDLDLPGG